Proteins from one methanogenic archaeon mixed culture ISO4-G1 genomic window:
- a CDS encoding ribosomal protein S17e Rps17e, with protein MGRIRPTYIKRVSIELLNKYPQAFTKDFEGNKEMVATLTDVSSVTMRNRIAGYITRYLSHPEA; from the coding sequence ATGGGAAGAATCAGACCCACATACATCAAGAGAGTCTCGATCGAGCTCCTCAACAAGTACCCCCAGGCCTTCACCAAGGACTTCGAGGGCAACAAGGAGATGGTCGCTACTCTGACAGATGTCTCATCGGTGACAATGAGGAACAGGATCGCAGGATACATCACCCGCTACCTGTCTCACCCAGAGGCATGA
- a CDS encoding NADPH-dependent FMN reductase, producing the protein MSEKVLFISSSLRARSNSEILAKEAEKGAKDAGFETEFLTLKDKDIQFCKGCLTCMKTEKCIIKDDVAGIIEKVRNADILVFATPIYYWGLSGQLKTLLDRMEPIYSHEYRFRKVYLMVTSMVPGSYGYKTTEIGLQGWVDCFHECKMAGTFSGDGVDLNKIDQDPKYEPLLKKAFEFGKNL; encoded by the coding sequence ATGTCCGAAAAGGTCCTGTTCATATCATCGAGTCTGAGAGCAAGAAGCAATTCCGAGATCCTCGCAAAAGAGGCGGAGAAAGGAGCGAAGGATGCAGGTTTCGAGACCGAGTTCCTCACGCTCAAGGACAAGGACATCCAGTTCTGCAAGGGCTGCCTGACCTGCATGAAGACCGAGAAGTGCATCATCAAGGACGATGTGGCGGGGATCATCGAGAAGGTCAGGAACGCGGACATCCTGGTGTTCGCCACACCCATCTACTATTGGGGCCTCAGCGGACAGCTGAAGACCCTCTTGGACCGTATGGAACCGATCTATTCCCACGAATACAGGTTCCGTAAGGTCTACCTCATGGTCACTTCGATGGTGCCTGGATCCTACGGATATAAGACCACCGAGATCGGCCTGCAGGGCTGGGTGGACTGCTTCCACGAGTGCAAGATGGCGGGGACCTTCAGCGGGGACGGTGTGGACCTGAACAAGATCGACCAGGACCCTAAGTACGAGCCGCTTCTCAAGAAGGCATTCGAGTTCGGAAAGAATCTGTGA
- a CDS encoding ArsR family transcriptional regulator: MAKTVLPHDHGDISSIESFRELLSKTDGFDQVSKVLAQMVDGTRMRIFWLLCHYEGCVTNISSIMNMSSPAVSHHLRSLKESGLIEGRREGKEVYYKAVQSPETEYLHHMIEDLMEISCPKE; this comes from the coding sequence ATGGCCAAGACCGTCTTACCGCATGACCACGGGGACATCAGCAGCATAGAATCGTTCCGCGAGCTGCTCTCAAAGACCGACGGATTCGATCAGGTCTCGAAGGTGCTGGCACAGATGGTTGACGGCACCAGGATGCGCATATTCTGGCTCCTGTGCCATTACGAGGGGTGCGTGACCAACATCTCCTCCATAATGAACATGTCCAGCCCGGCGGTCTCCCATCATCTCCGCTCCCTGAAGGAGAGCGGCCTCATCGAAGGGAGACGCGAGGGAAAGGAAGTGTACTACAAGGCGGTTCAATCCCCCGAGACGGAGTACCTCCATCACATGATCGAGGACCTGATGGAGATCTCCTGCCCCAAGGAATGA
- a CDS encoding RNA-binding protein translates to MKKEMSSFDVRSIATELSALEGAHMDKIFQWGAGNVLFRINVQGEGKKDLFFKDKKWLYSPARKPETPVQPTSFATYLRKYIDNARIGKVRQVGFDRVIEMELLKADSEYKLIFEIFGGGNVLLVKDGIIDTCLIQKTMRDRKVRPKEPYLWPQPRFNPVESSEEDFVKAFRESDADCVRTLATAVNLGGQYAEEVCKRAGVDKTLPSAEMDDEMLSKLYAEIKDIVNHVIDVPETTAYLKDGKIEDFAPIVMCSHDDLESRSYGSMSAVIDDFVQQMADEEEEAYVDPEVEKLNRRILKQQETVDEYRARCEELKRKAEALYTDYQKVSQLLEVLNEQSKRLTWDKLKEGAMKIPYVKDIDPSKNLVTAVIAEETITLDYTKGIDANASDIYQDSKEIGEKGKHAEEALNESRAELTKKEKGLEKQRAAMAGRAQPTKQFWFERFKWFITSGGRLVIAGRDAHTNDGVVKKHLKEKDLYAHTDIHGAPSTIIKEGASASQEELREACQFATAQSKGWVASISEGSAYWVYPDQVSKTPNPGEFVPRGAFIIRGKRNYEYHLPMELYVGEIEYQGARKVMCGPGSCFEGCERYIVIRPGKNKNGRLSGDIAKKFNVPEEEISRILPPGEIEIVREVWPKEDEEDAE, encoded by the coding sequence ATGAAGAAAGAGATGAGCTCCTTCGATGTCCGTTCCATCGCAACAGAGCTTTCGGCCCTCGAGGGCGCCCATATGGACAAGATCTTCCAGTGGGGCGCGGGAAACGTGCTGTTCCGCATCAACGTGCAGGGCGAAGGCAAGAAGGACCTCTTCTTCAAGGACAAGAAGTGGCTGTACTCACCGGCCAGGAAACCGGAGACGCCTGTACAGCCGACCTCTTTCGCCACCTATCTGAGGAAGTACATCGACAACGCCCGCATAGGCAAGGTCAGGCAGGTAGGCTTCGACAGGGTCATCGAGATGGAGCTCCTCAAGGCGGATTCGGAATACAAGCTGATATTCGAGATATTCGGAGGAGGGAACGTGCTCCTGGTCAAGGACGGGATCATCGACACCTGTCTGATCCAGAAGACCATGAGGGACCGTAAGGTCCGTCCCAAGGAACCCTACCTCTGGCCCCAGCCCAGGTTCAATCCTGTGGAATCCTCGGAGGAGGACTTCGTCAAGGCCTTCAGGGAATCGGATGCCGACTGCGTCAGAACGCTGGCGACCGCGGTGAACCTCGGAGGGCAGTATGCCGAGGAGGTCTGCAAGCGCGCGGGAGTAGACAAGACGCTCCCGTCGGCGGAGATGGACGATGAGATGCTCTCGAAGCTCTACGCAGAGATCAAGGACATAGTCAACCACGTCATCGACGTCCCGGAGACCACGGCGTACCTGAAGGACGGGAAGATCGAGGACTTCGCACCCATCGTGATGTGCTCGCACGATGATCTGGAATCCAGATCGTACGGCAGCATGTCCGCGGTGATAGACGACTTCGTGCAGCAGATGGCCGACGAGGAGGAAGAGGCCTACGTGGACCCCGAGGTGGAGAAGCTCAACAGGAGGATCCTGAAGCAGCAGGAGACCGTGGACGAGTACAGAGCCAGATGCGAGGAGTTGAAGAGAAAGGCGGAGGCCCTGTACACCGATTACCAGAAGGTCAGCCAGCTCCTCGAGGTGCTGAACGAGCAGAGCAAGAGGCTCACATGGGACAAGCTGAAGGAGGGCGCGATGAAGATCCCCTACGTCAAGGACATCGACCCCTCGAAGAACCTGGTCACCGCTGTCATCGCAGAGGAGACCATCACCCTGGATTACACCAAGGGGATCGACGCCAACGCATCGGACATCTACCAGGACAGCAAGGAGATCGGCGAGAAGGGCAAGCATGCCGAGGAGGCGCTGAACGAGAGCCGCGCCGAGCTTACCAAGAAGGAGAAGGGACTGGAGAAGCAGAGGGCGGCCATGGCAGGCAGGGCCCAGCCCACCAAGCAGTTCTGGTTCGAGAGGTTCAAATGGTTCATCACATCCGGAGGCAGACTGGTCATCGCCGGAAGGGATGCCCACACCAACGACGGCGTGGTGAAGAAGCATCTGAAGGAGAAGGACCTGTACGCGCATACGGACATCCACGGCGCGCCGTCCACTATCATCAAGGAGGGCGCATCCGCATCCCAGGAGGAGCTCAGGGAGGCATGCCAGTTCGCTACCGCCCAGTCTAAGGGATGGGTCGCATCCATATCCGAGGGCAGCGCATACTGGGTGTACCCGGATCAGGTCAGTAAGACCCCGAACCCCGGAGAGTTCGTCCCCAGGGGGGCGTTCATCATCCGCGGCAAGAGGAACTACGAGTACCACCTCCCCATGGAACTGTACGTCGGGGAGATCGAGTACCAGGGCGCCAGGAAGGTCATGTGCGGACCCGGGTCGTGCTTCGAGGGATGCGAGAGGTACATCGTCATCCGTCCCGGGAAGAACAAGAACGGGCGTTTATCAGGAGATATCGCGAAGAAGTTCAACGTCCCCGAGGAGGAGATCTCTAGGATCCTCCCGCCTGGGGAGATAGAAATAGTCAGAGAGGTATGGCCAAAGGAGGATGAGGAAGATGCAGAGTGA